In [Leptolyngbya] sp. PCC 7376, a genomic segment contains:
- a CDS encoding 2Fe-2S iron-sulfur cluster-binding protein gives MSKTHKITVNYRQIDKTETFTVPEDEYILRSLEQQGFEIPFSCRNGACTTCAVRVKSGDLEQKYAMGLSPDLQRQGYALMCVSHAKSDLVVETQDEDEVYELQFGRNFGKGKTRFGFPIEDD, from the coding sequence ATGTCTAAAACGCACAAAATAACGGTAAATTACCGCCAAATAGATAAAACAGAAACTTTTACTGTCCCAGAGGATGAATATATTCTGCGTAGTCTGGAGCAACAGGGCTTTGAAATTCCTTTTTCTTGTCGTAATGGGGCTTGTACGACTTGTGCTGTGCGGGTCAAGTCTGGTGACCTAGAGCAAAAATATGCAATGGGTTTATCACCGGATCTCCAACGACAGGGCTATGCCCTCATGTGTGTGAGCCACGCAAAAAGCGATTTGGTTGTAGAAACTCAGGATGAAGATGAAGTCTACGAACTACAATTTGGGCGCAATTTTGGGAAAGGTAAAACGCGTTTTGGTTTCCCAATCGAAGATGACTAG
- the rpsU gene encoding 30S ribosomal protein S21 has product MTQVVVGQNENIESALRRFKRQVSKAGIFADIKRRRHFETPIEKRKRKAVARRKKRFR; this is encoded by the coding sequence ATGACCCAAGTGGTTGTCGGACAAAACGAAAACATCGAATCCGCGTTACGTCGGTTTAAGCGTCAGGTTTCCAAAGCCGGTATTTTCGCTGACATCAAGCGTCGCCGTCACTTCGAAACTCCCATCGAAAAACGCAAGCGCAAAGCTGTAGCTCGCCGCAAGAAGCGTTTCCGTTAA
- a CDS encoding spermidine synthase — protein sequence MAGSELKADYWVNEYITPWDIYSHGITKLLVYKQTQFQEMAIAETGAYGKALILDGKWQSCTGDEFLYHEPLVQPAMIAHGNPKKVLVLGGGEGATVREILRWKSVEKVMMVDIDGEVVEACKEFLPEMHEGAFDDPRLDLRIEDAFKILDTTTEKWDIIISDLSDPIEEGPSFKLFTKEYFAQLKSVLAPGGLVVVQAGPTAPAEVKLHCRLVNTLKTVFTNVTSYSSFVSTYGAPWGFALCRDTELDTMPDSAEVDQLLAEKTNGGLKLIDGQTLLGLLQTSLFVRQAIATHTEVYTLAEPPKFFGKGQATSN from the coding sequence ATGGCTGGCAGTGAGCTTAAAGCGGACTATTGGGTTAATGAATACATTACGCCGTGGGATATCTACAGTCACGGCATCACAAAATTATTGGTCTATAAGCAAACACAGTTTCAGGAAATGGCGATCGCCGAAACGGGTGCTTATGGTAAAGCCTTAATTCTTGATGGTAAATGGCAGTCCTGTACAGGTGATGAGTTTTTGTACCATGAACCACTCGTACAACCTGCAATGATTGCCCATGGAAATCCGAAAAAAGTTTTGGTGCTTGGCGGTGGTGAAGGGGCTACGGTGCGAGAGATTTTGCGATGGAAATCCGTCGAAAAAGTGATGATGGTGGATATTGATGGCGAAGTGGTAGAGGCTTGCAAAGAGTTTTTGCCGGAAATGCATGAGGGGGCTTTTGATGATCCCCGACTCGATCTCCGCATTGAGGATGCTTTCAAAATTTTGGATACCACCACAGAAAAATGGGACATTATCATTTCAGATTTATCTGATCCTATCGAGGAAGGCCCTTCTTTTAAACTCTTTACGAAAGAGTATTTTGCCCAGTTAAAGAGTGTATTGGCTCCTGGTGGCTTAGTCGTTGTGCAGGCTGGCCCAACAGCTCCAGCAGAAGTGAAATTACATTGCCGCTTGGTCAATACCCTCAAAACTGTTTTCACTAATGTGACTTCCTACAGTTCCTTTGTCTCGACCTATGGTGCGCCTTGGGGCTTTGCGCTGTGCCGGGATACTGAATTAGATACGATGCCTGATTCTGCAGAAGTGGATCAGCTCCTCGCCGAGAAAACTAATGGTGGCTTGAAACTGATCGATGGTCAAACACTTCTAGGTTTGTTGCAGACGAGTCTTTTTGTTCGTCAGGCGATCGCCACCCACACCGAAGTCTATACCTTAGCTGAACCACCCAAATTCTTTGGTAAAGGCCAAGCTACTTCCAACTAA
- the rimO gene encoding 30S ribosomal protein S12 methylthiotransferase RimO, giving the protein MTTKPSIAISHLGCEKNRIDSEHMIGLLAEAGYHVDANEELADYVIVNTCSFIEDARAESVRTLVELAEADKKIVISGCMAQHFQEQLLEELPEAVALVGTGDYHKIVDVIERAEQGEIVKEVSEELTYIADETVPRYRTTNEAVAYVRVAEGCDYRCAFCIIPHLRGDQRSRPIESIVAEAKQLAAQGVQEIILISQITTNYGKDIYGKPKLAELLRALGEVDIPWIRIHYAYPTGLTPEVIEAMRDTKNVIPYLDLPLQHSHPEILRAMNRPWQGRVNDEIIENLKAALPDAILRTTFIVGFPGETEEHFQHLVEFVKRHEFDHVGVFTFSPEEGTPAIDLPNQLPQDVKDRRRDALMEIQQPIAARRNEICVGQTVDVLIEQENPTTGELVGRSPRFAPDVDGLVYIEGEASLGSLVPVQITAADIYDLYGTIA; this is encoded by the coding sequence ATGACCACAAAACCTTCAATTGCAATTTCACACCTCGGCTGCGAGAAGAATCGCATCGACTCAGAGCACATGATTGGGCTATTAGCCGAAGCTGGTTACCACGTGGATGCAAATGAAGAGTTAGCGGATTATGTCATCGTCAATACCTGTAGTTTTATTGAAGATGCTCGCGCAGAATCAGTACGAACTCTTGTTGAGCTTGCCGAAGCAGACAAGAAAATCGTTATCTCTGGTTGTATGGCGCAACATTTTCAAGAACAGCTTTTAGAAGAATTACCAGAAGCCGTGGCCTTGGTGGGCACTGGTGACTATCACAAAATTGTTGATGTCATTGAGCGTGCCGAGCAAGGTGAGATTGTTAAGGAAGTTTCAGAAGAGCTGACTTATATCGCGGATGAAACAGTTCCCCGTTATCGCACTACCAATGAAGCTGTTGCCTATGTGCGAGTGGCAGAAGGTTGTGATTATCGCTGCGCGTTTTGCATTATTCCCCATCTCCGAGGGGATCAGCGATCACGTCCCATTGAATCCATTGTTGCTGAAGCAAAACAGTTAGCAGCTCAGGGTGTGCAAGAAATTATTCTGATTTCTCAAATCACCACAAATTACGGCAAAGATATTTATGGCAAACCTAAACTGGCTGAACTTCTCAGAGCTTTAGGTGAAGTCGATATTCCTTGGATCCGCATCCATTATGCTTATCCCACAGGGTTAACACCTGAAGTGATTGAAGCGATGCGAGACACCAAAAACGTTATTCCTTATCTGGATCTACCGCTACAACATTCCCATCCAGAAATCCTTCGGGCGATGAACCGTCCTTGGCAGGGGCGAGTCAATGACGAGATCATTGAGAACCTCAAAGCTGCCTTGCCCGATGCAATTTTGCGCACCACCTTTATCGTGGGTTTCCCCGGCGAAACTGAGGAGCATTTCCAGCACCTCGTAGAGTTTGTGAAACGCCATGAGTTTGATCATGTCGGCGTGTTTACTTTTTCTCCGGAAGAAGGGACGCCCGCCATTGATCTCCCAAATCAACTACCGCAGGACGTGAAGGATCGCCGTCGGGATGCTCTGATGGAAATTCAACAGCCGATTGCTGCCCGCCGCAACGAAATTTGTGTCGGACAAACGGTGGATGTGCTGATCGAACAGGAAAATCCCACAACTGGAGAGCTAGTCGGGCGATCGCCCAGATTTGCACCAGACGTGGATGGACTTGTGTATATCGAAGGAGAAGCCTCCTTGGGTAGCCTTGTCCCTGTTCAAATTACCGCTGCGGATATTTACGATCTTTACGGCACTATCGCCTAA
- a CDS encoding TMEM43 family protein, whose translation MSDQVVKTETIGYFERIKNSIIGVFLGILLFLISFGVLYWNEGRIDLSKVAKTSTEIAATGAPTTDVGEFVSVTGNLNTTETLGDNPYLAPGNYIALERKTEMFAWVEQSSTETKKNTGGSETKTTTYSYEKRWTASPANSANFEQPSGHQNPTKTIDNESFKVGAANVGDYKLDLARLSYPVSTGVSLSPENVLPEYKSKQSGNYLFLGQGTLQAPQIGDIRLSYQSLPSDIQTTVFGELGASQSLAPHDTRGISVYRLLKGTREEAIASLASSHKTMTWILRFVGFGMMWAGLSMMVEPLSVVLDFIPFLGGLSRNASGFVAFILAAILSSVTILISIILHSPIMIFLALGLSGFAAYRWTKRRKNKTADASA comes from the coding sequence ATGAGTGACCAAGTTGTTAAGACAGAAACGATTGGCTATTTTGAACGCATCAAAAATTCGATTATTGGCGTGTTCCTTGGGATTTTGTTATTCCTCATATCCTTTGGGGTGTTGTATTGGAATGAAGGACGGATCGATTTATCCAAGGTCGCCAAAACCTCTACGGAAATTGCAGCCACTGGCGCACCCACCACAGATGTTGGCGAATTTGTCTCGGTCACAGGCAATCTAAACACGACTGAAACCCTTGGCGATAATCCCTATCTCGCACCGGGCAACTATATTGCCCTTGAGCGTAAAACGGAAATGTTTGCGTGGGTTGAGCAAAGCAGTACTGAAACGAAGAAAAATACTGGCGGTTCAGAGACTAAAACAACGACCTATTCCTATGAAAAAAGGTGGACAGCGAGTCCCGCGAATTCCGCGAATTTTGAGCAACCAAGTGGCCACCAAAACCCCACAAAGACAATTGATAATGAAAGCTTTAAAGTTGGTGCTGCCAACGTAGGTGATTACAAATTAGATTTAGCTCGTTTGTCCTATCCAGTTTCTACTGGTGTGAGTCTTTCTCCTGAAAATGTCTTACCGGAATATAAGTCGAAGCAATCTGGAAACTATCTCTTTTTAGGTCAAGGAACGCTGCAAGCGCCGCAAATTGGGGACATTCGTCTCAGTTACCAATCTCTTCCCAGCGATATTCAAACAACAGTATTTGGTGAATTAGGTGCATCGCAAAGTTTGGCTCCCCATGACACACGCGGGATTTCGGTTTATCGGTTGTTGAAAGGGACTAGAGAAGAGGCGATCGCCTCCCTTGCGTCATCTCATAAAACAATGACTTGGATTCTGCGATTTGTCGGATTCGGCATGATGTGGGCTGGTTTAAGCATGATGGTTGAGCCTTTGAGCGTAGTGCTCGACTTCATTCCATTTCTGGGTGGTTTAAGTCGAAATGCGTCGGGGTTTGTCGCGTTTATCCTTGCGGCGATTTTGTCCAGTGTCACTATCTTGATCTCGATCATTCTGCATAGTCCGATCATGATCTTTTTAGCCCTCGGACTCAGTGGCTTTGCCGCCTACCGTTGGACAAAACGACGCAAAAATAAAACTGCCGACGCATCCGCTTAG
- a CDS encoding DEAD/DEAH box helicase, producing the protein MTTTFQNIGLSEARANLLENIGFEKPTEIQTKAIPAILEGRDVVGLSQTGTGKTAAYSLPFLEKIDLQDKAVQGLILTPTRELAMQVTQALKQFAVDRRLWVLTVCGGQSMERQIRSLQKGVHIVVGTPGRVIDLLERGKLSFEDLRWAVLDEADEMLSMGFIDDVKRILRQSPASRQTACFSATMPPAIRDLVANFLEEPINITIKQPQVTPDRIKQEAYMIPRGWSKTKALLPILEMANPESAIIFVRTKRTASELTNELLEAGQSADEYHGDLSQAQREKLVRRFKDGRIKMIVATDIAARGLDVANLSHVVNFDLPDNTESYIHRIGRTGRAGKTGTAIALVEPSDRRLLRQIERRVKQSLTTCKIPSRPEVEANRINRLETQVREALAGERMASFLPIVKRLGDEYDPQAIAAAVLQMTYDQHTPDWMTEDWDVPEVGKGGLPKPVKGGGGRRGGGGYRGKGGYKGKGGGGGYRGDRRGGRRSYSSNRG; encoded by the coding sequence ATGACCACCACTTTTCAAAACATCGGCCTCTCTGAAGCACGCGCTAACCTTTTAGAAAATATTGGTTTCGAGAAGCCCACAGAAATTCAAACCAAGGCGATTCCCGCAATTCTTGAAGGCAGAGATGTCGTCGGTCTTTCCCAGACTGGTACAGGTAAAACGGCCGCCTATTCTTTACCTTTCCTCGAAAAAATTGATCTCCAAGATAAAGCTGTACAGGGTCTGATTTTGACACCAACTCGTGAGTTGGCAATGCAAGTCACCCAGGCTCTTAAGCAATTTGCTGTAGACCGTCGCCTATGGGTCTTGACTGTTTGTGGTGGTCAATCCATGGAACGTCAAATCCGTAGCCTCCAAAAGGGCGTTCATATCGTTGTTGGTACGCCTGGTCGTGTAATCGACTTATTAGAGCGCGGTAAATTGTCTTTTGAAGATCTTCGTTGGGCAGTACTCGATGAAGCAGATGAAATGCTCAGCATGGGCTTCATCGATGATGTAAAGAGAATTTTGCGTCAATCTCCTGCTTCTCGTCAAACGGCTTGTTTCTCTGCGACAATGCCCCCCGCAATTCGTGATTTGGTTGCAAACTTCCTTGAAGAGCCCATCAATATAACGATTAAGCAGCCTCAGGTTACACCTGACCGCATTAAGCAGGAAGCTTATATGATTCCTCGCGGTTGGTCTAAGACAAAGGCTTTGTTGCCTATTCTTGAGATGGCAAATCCTGAGTCAGCCATTATTTTTGTACGAACGAAGCGAACGGCATCTGAGTTAACAAATGAATTGCTTGAAGCAGGTCAAAGTGCTGATGAGTACCATGGTGACCTCAGCCAAGCTCAGCGTGAAAAGCTGGTACGGCGATTCAAGGATGGCCGCATTAAGATGATCGTTGCAACTGATATTGCGGCGCGTGGTCTTGATGTTGCAAACCTCAGCCACGTAGTGAACTTCGACCTTCCTGACAATACGGAAAGCTATATTCACCGGATTGGTCGGACTGGTCGTGCTGGTAAAACTGGTACGGCGATCGCCCTTGTAGAGCCTAGTGATCGTCGCTTGTTGCGCCAGATTGAGCGTCGTGTGAAGCAATCCCTAACAACTTGCAAAATTCCTAGTCGTCCTGAGGTTGAAGCAAATCGCATTAACCGTCTTGAGACTCAGGTTCGTGAAGCGCTTGCTGGTGAGCGGATGGCCTCTTTCCTCCCCATCGTTAAGCGTTTAGGCGATGAGTACGATCCTCAGGCGATCGCCGCTGCAGTATTGCAGATGACCTACGATCAGCACACTCCCGATTGGATGACTGAAGATTGGGATGTTCCTGAAGTTGGTAAAGGTGGTCTACCTAAGCCTGTTAAAGGTGGCGGTGGTCGTCGTGGTGGCGGCGGTTACCGTGGCAAAGGTGGCTACAAAGGCAAAGGTGGTGGCGGTGGTTACCGTGGCGATCGCCGTGGCGGCCGTCGTTCCTACAGCTCTAACCGTGGCTAA
- the gloA gene encoding lactoylglutathione lyase, with protein MKMLHTMIRVGNLDESINFYCDVLGMKLLRKKDYPGGKFTLAFVGYGDEKDNTVIELTHNWDTDSYDLGNGFGHVALGVDDIYGTCEKIRELGGKISREPGPMKHGTTVIAFVEDPNGYKIELIQLKKAIA; from the coding sequence ATGAAAATGCTACATACCATGATTCGCGTGGGAAACCTCGACGAATCGATAAACTTCTACTGTGATGTCCTCGGCATGAAGCTTTTGCGTAAAAAGGACTACCCTGGTGGCAAATTCACCCTTGCTTTTGTGGGCTATGGTGACGAAAAAGACAATACTGTTATCGAACTAACCCACAACTGGGATACCGATAGCTACGACCTCGGCAACGGCTTTGGTCATGTGGCTCTCGGTGTTGATGACATTTACGGCACTTGCGAGAAAATCCGTGAACTCGGCGGCAAGATTTCGCGCGAACCAGGCCCAATGAAACATGGCACTACAGTCATTGCCTTCGTCGAAGATCCCAATGGCTACAAAATTGAGCTAATCCAACTCAAAAAGGCGATCGCCTAA
- a CDS encoding IS630 transposase-related protein produces the protein MDSLQLPRYGLSPFLSLSRTHVLVDRAQYFGVKISSMHYALKQMKITRKKRAKVS, from the coding sequence GTGGATTCGTTACAACTTCCACGATATGGGCTTTCTCCTTTTCTTTCCTTATCCAGAACTCACGTTTTAGTAGATAGAGCACAGTACTTTGGTGTGAAGATCAGTTCAATGCACTATGCCTTGAAGCAAATGAAAATAACCAGAAAAAAAAGAGCAAAAGTATCGTGA
- a CDS encoding DnaJ domain-containing protein, whose translation MSFVIRQGLFLLDIADHYAVLGLPVDAGSKTVRKAYLKIAQRLHPDTCKAKDAAEKQLASELLSKLVNPAYEQLSKPVSWSEFQVVIKQLSKQLNQKSDTPLKLKSAIAQDLVKDLDKLEVEYHNKVREVAQTNYRDLSTTLDNIGALSELNLVFLKNTVQENTGLLSNSTSPGRTTRTNSRTTSSSSPASVTPERNTTAPAKTTTSSSLEAAIWRGEQHLKKKKFAKATLEFREAIKLDPNSVRAHALMGISYLQQKQIAMAKVHIKKAYMAKPSDPLARKAKQLLEKAMGSALETQTGSKKSGNEKKGGLFGGLFGGKKK comes from the coding sequence ATGTCATTTGTTATCCGCCAAGGACTGTTTTTACTAGATATTGCTGACCACTATGCTGTTCTCGGTTTACCAGTGGATGCAGGGTCAAAAACAGTGCGGAAAGCATATCTTAAGATTGCTCAGCGATTACACCCAGATACTTGTAAGGCAAAGGATGCCGCGGAGAAACAGCTAGCGAGTGAACTCCTATCTAAGCTTGTGAATCCGGCCTACGAACAACTCTCTAAACCTGTTTCTTGGTCTGAGTTTCAAGTGGTTATTAAGCAGCTTTCGAAACAGCTCAATCAAAAAAGCGATACTCCCCTCAAACTTAAGTCGGCGATCGCCCAAGATTTAGTCAAAGATTTAGACAAGCTGGAAGTGGAATATCACAATAAAGTTCGGGAAGTAGCCCAGACAAATTATCGAGATCTCTCAACAACACTCGATAACATTGGTGCCCTCAGCGAATTAAATCTAGTTTTTCTGAAAAATACAGTCCAGGAAAATACAGGCCTATTGAGCAATAGCACTTCGCCAGGACGCACAACAAGAACAAACTCTCGTACCACATCATCCTCTTCGCCAGCATCAGTAACCCCAGAAAGGAATACTACTGCTCCAGCGAAAACAACAACATCATCGTCCCTCGAAGCTGCGATATGGCGAGGTGAGCAGCACCTCAAAAAGAAAAAATTTGCGAAAGCAACCCTCGAATTTCGTGAAGCAATCAAACTTGATCCCAACTCCGTCAGAGCCCATGCCTTAATGGGTATTTCTTATCTCCAACAAAAGCAGATTGCGATGGCTAAAGTCCATATCAAGAAAGCCTATATGGCTAAGCCTAGTGACCCTCTGGCTCGTAAAGCAAAACAGCTTCTTGAAAAGGCGATGGGTAGTGCCCTCGAAACCCAGACAGGCTCGAAAAAATCTGGCAATGAGAAAAAAGGTGGGCTCTTCGGCGGTTTGTTTGGCGGGAAAAAGAAGTAG
- the hisG gene encoding ATP phosphoribosyltransferase: protein MITIAIPKGGLLPQAIALLQEVGLDFSAFLDKKNRQLQITDPTGTAKALLVRTHDVPVYVEYGQAQLGFAGYDVLREKKPDVANLLDLKFGGCRLSVAVPQASPYKDPRQLPPNCRVASKFVNCAKDYFRELDLPIEVIPLHGSVELGPITGMSEAIVDLVSTGNTLRENNLEEIEILFQSTVRLIAHPISYRANRHNIAELVQKIEKNL, encoded by the coding sequence ATGATTACTATTGCCATTCCTAAAGGAGGTCTACTCCCTCAGGCGATCGCCCTACTCCAGGAAGTGGGACTAGACTTTAGCGCCTTCTTAGACAAAAAAAATCGCCAACTTCAAATCACAGATCCGACTGGTACAGCAAAAGCATTATTGGTACGTACCCATGATGTGCCCGTTTATGTTGAATATGGGCAGGCACAACTCGGATTTGCAGGGTACGATGTATTAAGAGAAAAAAAACCAGACGTTGCAAATTTACTCGATCTTAAATTTGGTGGCTGCCGCCTTTCTGTAGCCGTGCCCCAAGCCAGTCCCTACAAAGATCCTCGTCAACTTCCGCCCAATTGCCGCGTTGCTTCCAAGTTTGTTAACTGTGCCAAAGACTATTTTCGTGAGCTAGATTTACCCATCGAAGTTATTCCCCTCCACGGTTCCGTTGAATTAGGACCTATTACCGGTATGTCTGAGGCGATTGTCGACCTCGTCTCCACAGGTAATACCCTGCGTGAAAATAACCTGGAAGAAATCGAAATTTTATTTCAAAGCACAGTACGTCTTATTGCCCACCCCATCAGCTACCGAGCCAATCGCCATAATATTGCCGAATTAGTTCAAAAAATCGAAAAAAACCTCTGA
- a CDS encoding inositol monophosphatase family protein — MTYPTSEQRQTYLEIATEAALSAGAALKHYYGNLQQVREKDTPGDLITEADTASEKIIIELLQRQCPDLPIHAEESGQISGAIDSPFLWMIDPLDGTVNYAHGYPMFSVSIALLYEENPVVGVVYNPYRDELFRAAEGAGATLNRKPIHVSKTEKLQDSLLTTGFAYDRRQTKDNNYIEFCCLTHKTQGVRRGGSAALDLTDVACGRLDGYWERGIQPWDMSAGICILREAGGLVTAYDESPLKLQNGRLLATNHKIHSQLSQTLGSAKGWFMDYYKS; from the coding sequence ATGACCTATCCCACAAGCGAACAACGTCAGACTTACCTTGAGATTGCAACAGAAGCAGCGTTGAGCGCTGGAGCTGCGCTAAAGCATTACTACGGAAATCTCCAACAGGTACGAGAAAAAGATACCCCTGGTGACTTGATTACCGAGGCTGATACTGCTTCCGAAAAAATCATCATTGAGTTATTACAAAGGCAGTGTCCAGATCTCCCAATCCATGCAGAGGAATCTGGCCAAATTTCTGGCGCAATAGATAGCCCTTTCCTATGGATGATTGATCCCCTCGATGGAACGGTGAATTATGCTCATGGCTATCCGATGTTCTCTGTCTCAATCGCCCTTTTATATGAAGAGAACCCCGTTGTTGGAGTGGTTTACAACCCTTATCGCGATGAACTATTCCGGGCAGCAGAGGGAGCAGGGGCAACATTAAATCGTAAGCCGATTCATGTTTCTAAAACAGAAAAGTTACAGGATAGCCTCCTCACCACTGGTTTTGCCTATGATCGTCGTCAAACGAAAGACAATAATTACATCGAATTTTGCTGTCTCACTCACAAAACCCAAGGAGTGCGACGCGGTGGCTCGGCAGCCCTTGACCTCACCGACGTTGCTTGTGGCAGATTGGATGGCTATTGGGAGCGAGGTATTCAACCTTGGGATATGTCCGCAGGAATCTGTATTTTGCGGGAGGCAGGGGGACTAGTTACCGCTTATGATGAGAGTCCATTGAAATTGCAGAATGGCCGATTGCTTGCGACAAATCACAAAATTCATAGTCAATTGAGCCAAACCCTAGGGTCAGCAAAGGGGTGGTTTATGGACTATTACAAGAGCTAA
- a CDS encoding ATP phosphoribosyltransferase regulatory subunit encodes MIHQPPAGARDLLPLEVAQKAWINDNLQRVFRRWGYQRIVTSTLEWLDTLTAGGAIDGSQVVQVQTVASQSLGLRPELTASIARAAVTRMAENTFPQRLCYRANVFRHPPDGTHGKQMEFYQAGVELLFADGIIADAEILLLLTDSLNELGLEDWQLILGEAALGRSLLQSFPADIRETVRHCIAHLDRVRLQSLELSDELKAYALDIFELRGEPMGVLERVSKFELTPDAQKIVANLKALFELLTGSTDKPLPILLDLTLIQTFDYYTGIVFEAVSFTNNQSRVLGQGGRYDKLLGLYHPQKEDHPGIGFCLNLEEIHNCLLQSPQLPNKLDGNAWLVIAKDSAAQQQVFQYAQTLRQGDEIVRVEVELGGRSPEDIYDYAKRSKIANLAWVSSSDDPKIETL; translated from the coding sequence ATGATTCACCAACCCCCCGCCGGTGCGAGGGATCTCCTTCCGCTTGAGGTCGCCCAAAAGGCTTGGATTAACGACAATTTACAGCGTGTTTTTCGACGGTGGGGATACCAACGTATCGTTACCTCGACATTGGAATGGCTGGATACATTGACGGCGGGTGGTGCAATTGATGGCTCGCAGGTAGTCCAGGTGCAAACAGTAGCGAGCCAATCTCTCGGTTTACGGCCTGAATTGACGGCTTCCATCGCCCGTGCTGCTGTGACAAGAATGGCAGAGAATACATTTCCACAGCGACTTTGCTACCGAGCCAATGTGTTTCGGCATCCCCCCGATGGCACCCACGGTAAGCAAATGGAGTTTTACCAAGCAGGGGTTGAACTGTTATTCGCCGATGGTATTATTGCAGATGCTGAAATTTTATTACTTCTAACGGATTCTCTAAATGAGCTGGGTCTGGAGGATTGGCAGTTAATTCTTGGGGAAGCGGCCCTTGGGCGATCGCTCCTACAGTCTTTTCCCGCAGATATTCGCGAAACTGTACGCCACTGTATCGCCCATTTAGATCGGGTTAGATTGCAAAGTTTGGAGTTAAGCGACGAACTTAAAGCCTATGCCCTCGATATTTTCGAGCTACGCGGTGAACCAATGGGGGTTTTAGAGCGTGTCAGCAAATTTGAACTGACTCCCGACGCACAAAAAATTGTAGCCAATCTCAAAGCATTATTTGAATTGCTTACAGGTAGCACCGACAAACCTTTACCGATTTTGTTGGATTTAACGCTTATTCAAACCTTTGATTACTACACAGGTATTGTGTTTGAAGCGGTTAGTTTTACAAATAATCAATCCCGGGTGCTTGGTCAGGGTGGGCGTTATGATAAGCTCCTCGGCCTTTACCACCCTCAAAAAGAAGATCATCCTGGCATTGGTTTTTGCCTCAATCTAGAAGAAATCCATAATTGTTTATTGCAAAGCCCACAACTGCCAAACAAGTTGGATGGAAATGCTTGGCTCGTCATTGCGAAAGATTCAGCAGCACAACAGCAAGTTTTTCAATATGCCCAAACTTTACGCCAGGGGGATGAGATTGTCCGCGTGGAAGTGGAATTGGGTGGGCGATCGCCAGAAGACATTTACGATTACGCCAAACGCAGCAAAATTGCGAACCTCGCCTGGGTATCTAGTAGCGACGACCCAAAAATTGAAACTCTCTAG
- a CDS encoding IS630 transposase-related protein, with protein sequence MYSLDLRKRVVNFVRSDGSKAETARRYEVSEATVYSWLNRPDLRPTIVTRRRRKLDWQAVTEHVKQREFGIRKKKEKVHIVEVNKQSTTFSHDQSRTFVLCC encoded by the coding sequence ATGTATAGCTTAGACCTGAGAAAAAGAGTAGTAAACTTCGTACGCTCTGACGGCAGCAAAGCAGAAACGGCAAGACGCTATGAAGTCTCAGAAGCCACTGTCTATAGTTGGCTCAATCGCCCAGATTTACGTCCCACCATCGTGACACGTCGTCGCCGTAAGTTGGACTGGCAAGCAGTCACTGAACATGTAAAACAACGTGAGTTCGGGATAAGAAAGAAAAAGGAGAAAGTGCATATTGTGGAAGTTAATAAGCAATCCACCACTTTCTCCCATGACCAGTCTAGAACCTTTGTTTTGTGCTGTTGA